One genomic segment of Impatiens glandulifera chromosome 6, dImpGla2.1, whole genome shotgun sequence includes these proteins:
- the LOC124943103 gene encoding putative disease resistance protein RGA3, whose product MVFLTVLPIVGIGGLGKTTLAQTVFDDEEITKHFETKIWVCVSNEFDIKLVMKVILEEKAEARSEELQKKVREKLSGKRYLIILDDVWNENVEAWNQLRSILDCGSNGAFVLTTTRKRNVAEIMGTIQHFELSSLSQDDCWLLFEECAKPKLPNFINIGKEISRKCMGVPLVTNVLGSQLRFNCDEKEWCRIRDSEIWEISQNENLILSILRLSYYDLSYHLRRCFVFCAIFPKDAEIEKVRLIQLWMAHGLIPIVKNQEVEDIGNTIWNELCRRSFFQDDKFDQSGNEICKMHDLMHDLSKSVMKDECYTLDVNNSSDGLKRDIRHLTVRVNEFVKTSVLSLKKIGGLQSLMCNGIDVEGNVTMKICLSVLKELPVLRVLELRCIEVNEDHHLTFQILFNIIFRKHHISRSYMGHLKHLRYLDISYNYLIILPDSICDLLNLQTLKLNGCFMLESLPRNTKDLISLRHLYLEDCFGLKYMPRGTRQLKHLKTLSLFVIGNKKRDCQLDELKELDIGGSLELKNLGRVSDASMERGISMAKKTSINELELEWRSDDEDESKSTRDEKIGEALEVSTVGLKKLKMIGYKGVNLPKWVNNVNTIASSSVDNEMIVLFPLLEELYIVRMKNLRELVSPSCWSIGAFPNLCMLLISDCTKLGALPPHLKSLKYVNVAGKCSDEFVRG is encoded by the coding sequence atgGTATTTTTAACTGTTCTACCAATTGTTGGAATTGGGGGTCTTGGTAAAACAACACTTGCCCAAACTGTCTTCGACGACGAGGAGATTACTAAGCATTTTGAAACCAAAATCTGGGTTTGTGTTTCTaatgaatttgatattaaattgGTGATGAAAGTCATCTTAGAAGAAAAGGCGGAAGCACGCTCAGAAGAATTGCAGAAAAAAGTTAGAGAAAAATTGAGCGGGAAAagatatttgattatattggaTGATGTTTGGAATGAAAATGTTGAGGCATGGAATCAGTTGAGATCTATCTTGGACTGTGGATCAAATGGTGCATTTGTCCTAACAACGACACGTAAAAGAAATGTGGCAGAAATCATGGGAACAATTCAACATTTTGAATTATCCTCGCTCTCTCAAGATGATTGTTGGTTATTATTCGAAGAATGCGCAAAACCAAAACTTccaaactttattaatattggTAAAGAAATAAGTAGAAAATGTATGGGTGTTCCCTTAGTTACCAATGTCTTGGGAAGCCAATTGCGATTCAATTGTGACGAAAAGGAATGGTGCAGAATAAGAGATAGTGAGATATGGGAGATTtcacaaaatgaaaatttaatctTGTCTATTCTAAGATTGAGTTATTATGACCTCTCTTATCATTTGAGAAGATGTTTTGTGTTTTGTGCTATATTTCCCAAGGATGCTGAAATTGAAAAGGTGAGATTAATCCAATTGTGGATGGCCCATGGTTTAATTCCTATAGTTAAAAACCAAGAAGTGGAAGATATTGGGAATACAATTTGGAATGAGTTGTGTCGGAGATCATTTTTTCAAGACGATAAATTCGATCAATCTGGAAATGAAATATGTAAGATGCACGATCTTATGCACGATCTTTCCAAATCTGTTATGAAAGATGAATGTTATACTTTGGATGTTAATAACTCAAGTGATGGTTTAAAACGAGATATCCGTCATCTAACGGTAAGGGTTAATGAATTTGTCAAAACATCAGTTCTTTCTCTTAAGAAAATTGGAGGGTTGCAATCACTAATGTGCAATGGCATAGATGTTGAAGGAAATGTCACAATGAAGATTTGTTTGAGTGTTTTGAAGGAACTTCCGGTTTTACGTGTCCTTGAACTAAGGTGTATTGAAGTTAATGAAGATCATCACCTCAcgtttcaaattttgtttaatattatatttcgAAAACATCACATTTCTAGAAGTTATATGGGACATCTAAAACATCTGAGATACTTAGATATTTCCTATAATTACTTAATAATATTGCCTGATAGTATATGTGATCTTTTGAACTTACAGACTTTGAAACTCAACGGGTGTTTTATGCTTGAAAGTTTGCCCAGAAATACAAAAGATCTTATTAGTCTACGACATCTTTATTTGGAGGATTGTTTTGGATTAAAATATATGCCTAGAGGGACGAGGCAATTGAAACATCTGAAGACGTTAAGCTTGTTTGTGATAGGCAACAAGAAGAGAGATTGCCAACTAGATGAATTAAAAGAATTAGATATCGGCGGATCATTGGAATTGAAGAACCTTGGAAGAGTTAGTGATGCATCTATGGAAAGAGGGATAAGTATGGCTAAAAAGACGAGTATCAATGAGTTGGAGTTGGAATGGAgatctgatgatgaagatgagagCAAGAGTACTAGAGAtgagaaaattggtgaagctctAGAGGTTTCAACTGTAGGGCtgaagaaattgaaaatgaTTGGTTACAAAGGTGTGAATCTCCCTAAATGGGTGAACAATGTGAATACGATTGCTAGTAGCAGCGTTGACAATGAAATGATAGTACTATTCCCTTTGTTAGAGGAACTCTA
- the LOC124943101 gene encoding uncharacterized protein LOC124943101, with amino-acid sequence MDLDLALRIDQLAPLTDVSTADQRQMFEKWERYNHLSLMIIKKSIPEIFRGMISDDITKAEEFLIEIEKRFTKSDKAEMSTFLKSLITMRYLGKGNIREYILNMSNVASRLRALKLDLSEEMLVLLVLPSFLLNTISSKLVITVKRRNELLMNSFLTVLKRKKE; translated from the coding sequence ATGGATCTGGACTTAGCATTAAGGATAGACCAACTCGCTCCTCTTACGGATGTAAGCACTGCTGATCAAAGGCAGATGTTTGAGAAGTGGGAGAGGTATAATCATTTAAGTCTGATGATCATAAAGAAAAGCATTCCAGAAATATTTCGGGGTATGATATCTGATGATATCACTAAGGCTGAAGAATTTCTCATCGAGATAGAAAAACGCTTTACTAAAAGCGATAAGGCGGAAATGAGTACTTTTCTTAAGTCACTCATTACCATGAGGTATCTCGGGAAGGGGAACATAAGGGAGTACATCCTTAATATGTCTAATGTCGCTTCAAGACTGAGAGCACTCAAGTTAGACCTTTCAGAGGAAATGTTAGTCCTATTGGTCCTGCCCTCATTCCTGCTCAATACGATCAGTTCAAAGTTAGTTATAACTGTCAAAAGGAGAAATGAACTCTTAATGAACTCATTTCTCACTGTgttgaagaggaagaaagaatgA
- the LOC124942824 gene encoding disease resistance protein RGA2-like, whose translation MPRGMGQLKHLKTLSLFVISNKERYCQLDELKDLDIGGSLKIKNLGSVTDASKERKVSMAKMMSINELELEWRTNYEDDDYESTRIRDEKIGEALEVSTARLKKLKMSGYKGVNLPKWAGKSCPSLTRLELKGLVNVNIIAISSDDNEMIVLYPLLEELVVVGMKKLRELVSPSCTGAFPNLTKLAIWYCPKLGALPPHLKSLKDVTVIGECSNELLYSIWNLNGTLTHLNLNELNNDVEHIFTVNNNRIEVVLFPLLEELKIGGMKNLRELVCPTISSAGAFPNLSRLRIFKCPKLGALPPHLKSLKDVYIHGECSDELLYSISNLSALTLLTLIELGERSVLFGGVRSTFQSLQSLSIERCPKLRRLFDEGMIMQETFMNRGTRGLISSLTELITNTKICCCQNKDFMNSLTELISNTKIGDCQNKDFMNSLTGLDIRNCPELMISLEEFRNFNINNSLRRLYIRRCPKLVFSEEADDFMALLRSLRNRLDPENFDVDIKLEVIT comes from the exons atgcctAGAGGGATGGGGCAATTGAAACATCTGAAGACGTTAAGCTTGTTTGTGATAAGCAACAAGGAGAGATACTGCCAACTAGATGAATTAAAAGATTTGGATATCGGTGGAtctttgaaaattaagaatcTTGGAAGTGTTACAGATGCATCTAAGGAAAGAAAAGTAAGTATGGCTAAAATGATGAGTATCAATGAATTGGAGTTGGAATGGAGAACTAACTATGAAGATGATGATTATGAGAGCACGAGAATTAGAGAtgagaaaattggtgaagctctAGAGGTTTCAACTGCAAGGCtgaagaaattgaaaatgaGTGGTTACAAAGGTGTGAATCTCCCTAAATGGGCGGGAAAGTCATGTCCCTCCCTAACACGCCTTGAGCTTAAGGGCCTGGTCAATGTGAATATTATTGCTATTAGTAGCGATGACAATGAAATGATAGTACTATACCCTTTGTTAGAGGAACTTGTTGTTGTTGGCATGAAGAAATTGAGGGAATTGGTGTCACCTAGTTGTACTGGAGCATTCCCTAATCTAACCAAGCTGGCGATATGGTATTGCCCAAAGCTAGGGGCCTTGCCACCGCATCTCAAATCACTCAAAGATGTAACTGTCATTGGTGAATGTTCGAATGAATTGTTATATAGCATCTGGAATCTTAATGGTACTCTCACTCATCTGAATcttaatgaattgaataatgATGTGGAGCACATATTTACTGTCAACAACAACAGAATTGAAGTAGTGTTATTCCCTTTGTTAGAGGAACTCAAGATTGGTGGCATGAAGAATTTGAGGGAATTGGTGTGTCCTACTATTTCTAGTGCCGGAGCATTCCCTAATCTATCCCGTCTGCGTATATTTAAATGCCCAAAGCTAGGGGCCTTGCCACCGCATCTCAAATCACTCAAAGATGTTTATATTCATGGTGAATGTTCGGATGAGTTGTTATATAGCATCTCAAATCTGAGTGCTCTCACTCTTCTGACTCTAATTGAATTGGGTGAAAGAAGTGTTTTATTTGGAGGAGTACGCTCAACTTTCCAATCTCTTCAATCCCTGTCTATTGAGAGATGCCCCAAGTTAAGGCGTTTGTTTGATGAGGGAATGATAATGCAAGAGACATTTATGAACAGGGGAACAAGAGGTCTCATCAGCTCTCTCACGGAATTGATTACTAATACAAAGATTTGTTGCTGCCAGAACAAAGACTTTATGAACTCTCTCACGGAATTGATTAGTAATACAAAGATTGGTGACTGCCAGAACAAAGACTTTATGAACTCTCTCACGGGATTGGATATTCGTAATTGTCCCGAGTTGATGATATCACTTGAGGAATTTAGAAActtcaatattaataattcactaCGGAGATTGTATATCAGGCGTTGTCCTAAGTTGGTGTTTTCAGAAGAAGCGGACGATTTTATGGCACTCCTGCGTTCCCTTCGAAACAGACTTGATCCTGAGAATTTCGATGTAGATATCAAATTAGAAG TGATAACCTAA
- the LOC124943102 gene encoding putative disease resistance protein RGA3, with product MAEAALISGLLSNLSPLIKDEFSLFWSFKKEVQKLSSTLSSISAVLEDAERKKDKDKQTEDWLRKLKDVAYEVRDIMDDCTYEDLRLQLKRRNASSSTRNKVTNSITRPFSNPMTRLKVGHKIKDVQKKLDQLSLERQMLHLHESIHDSKFDKFTSSWRETISLSSCNRVYGRDEEKKKIIDILVNNTSGACLDKTLSVLPIVGIGGLGKTTLAQMVFNDEEITKHFETKIWICVSNEFDIKLVMKDILQEMAEASLEELLKKVKKKLSGKRYLIVLDDVWNENLNEWDQLRSILDCGSNGAFVLTTTRKKNVAKIMETIQHFQLSLLSNDDCWLLLEERAFMCGILKTQNFVDIGKEIARKCKGVPLVAKTLGSQLAFKSDKDEWCKIRDNEIWEISQNEESDLLHILRLSYYELPYHLRRCFVLCAIFPKDAEIEKEKLIQLWMAHGLIPMVGNKAVEDIGNTIWNELYWRSFFQDEKLDRSGLYEICKMQGIMHDLAQSFMKDECYTLDANSSSDGFKREIRHIAVMVDKFVKTSVGSLEKIGGLQSLMLNGTDVDGKQIFLSVLKKLPALRVLELSCDVSDNEYFNVILNYMNESKKYQDLRYVGCLKHLRYLDISDFETQSLF from the exons ATGGCTGAAGCAGCTCTAATCAGTGGATTGCTTTCAAACTTGTCACCTCTGATTAAGGATGAATTCTCATTGTTTTGGAGTTTTAAGAAGGAGGTTCAAAAGCTATCGAGCACACTATCTTCGATTAGTGCCGTTCTTGAGGATGCAGAGAGAAAGAAGGACAAGGACAAACAAACGGAAGATTGGTTGCGGAAATTGAAAGATGTGGCGTATGAGGTTCGAGACATCATGGATGACTGCACCTATGAAGATCTTCGTCTTCAACTCAAAAGGCGCAATGCCTCCTCTTCAACCCGGAACAAGGTAACCAACTCAATAACCCGTCCTTTTAGCAATCCTATGACACGTCTAAAAGTTGGTCACAAAATTAAGGATGTTCAAAAGAAGCTTGACCAACTTTCTTTAGAACGCCAAATGTTACATTTGCATGAATCTATTCATGACTCAAAATTTGACAAGTTTACTAGTAGTTGGCGTGAAACCATCTCTCTTTCTAGTTGTAATCGAGTTTATGGGAGAGATGAGGAGAAGAAAAAGATTATTGATATTCTAGTCAATAATACATCTGGTGCTTGTTTGGATAAAACACTATCTGTTTTACCCATTGTTGGAATTGGGGGTCTTGGTAAAACAACACTTGCCCAAATGGTCTTCAACGACGAGGAGATTACTAAGCATTTTGAAACCAAAATCTGGATTTGTGTTTCTAATGAGTTTGACATTAAATTGGTGATGAAAGACATCTTACAAGAAATGGCGGAAGCTAGCTTAGAAGAATTgctgaaaaaagttaaaaaaaaattgagcgGGAAAAGATATTTGATTGTATTGGATGATGTTTGGAACGAAAACCTGAATGAATGGGATCAGTTGAGATCTATCTTGGATTGTGGATCAAATGGTGCGTTCGTCCTGACCACGACACGGAAAAAAAATGTGGCAAAAATTATGGAAACGATTCAACATTTTCAGTTATCATTGCTTTCTAACGACGATTGTTGGCTACTTTTAGAAGAGCGCGCATTTATGTGTGGAATACTAAAAACTCAAAACTTTGTTGATATTGGAAAAGAAATAGCTAGAAAATGTAAAGGTGTTCCCTTAGTTGCCAAGACATTGGGAAGTCAATTGGCCTTCAAAAGTGATAAAGATGAATGGTGTAAAATAAGAGATAATGAGATATGGGAGATATCTCAAAATGAAGAATCTGATCTCTTGCATATTCTAAGGTTGAGTTACTATGAACTCCCTTATCATTTGAGAAGATGCTTTGTGTTATGTGCTATATTTCCCAAGGATGCTGAAATTGAAAAGGAGAAATTAATCCAATTGTGGATGGCCCATGGTTTAATTCCTATGGTTGGAAACAAAGCAGTTGAAGATATTGGGAATACAATTTGGAACGAGTTGTATTGGAGATCCTTTTTTCAAGACGAGAAATTAGATCGGTCTGGACTTTATGAAATATGTAAGATGCAAGGTATTATGCACGATCTTGCCCAATCTTTTATGAAAGATGAATGTTATACATTGGATGCTAATAGCTCAAGTGATGGTTTCAAACGAGAAATTCGTCATATAGCGGTAATGGTTGATAAATTTGTCAAAACATCAGTCGGTTCTCTTGAGAAAATTGGAGGGTTGCAATCACTAATGCTGAATGGCACAGATGTCGATGGAAAGCAGATTTTTTTGAGTGTCTTGAAGAAACTTCCAGCTTTACGTGTCCTTGAACTAAGCTGCGATGTGTCAGACAATGAATACTTCAATGTGATATTGAACTACATGAATGAATCGAAAAAGTATCAAGATTTGCGTTACGTGGGATGTCTAAAACATCTTAGATACCTAGACATATCCG ACTTTGAAACTCAATCATTGTTTTAA